A region from the Sandaracinus amylolyticus genome encodes:
- a CDS encoding TolB family protein produces the protein MKRREPRTAGWSSAACALWMLAGCAASGEDVATSDDHAPAALSDLPVLEVLVVESRGDALSFRRLDPATFDAVRAGEVGLREEALVDIPSVRCTSDNCPAGDFVAFSNVAGAARAITNGAPAAGVPLWTAADAPNCGPVPASGTGVCRQVRLRNLRPDQLERVYAELVELAPSGATTSVSIPEQPWNAEPDFGLAPAIPNGLWRFGELGRSSPPPPGLAGLSWWAFEGTTPPGEAFTFRFLVMVRGQVVRPTQRANVAAPDQPASDYPVVASGPSIATSQVDVSADGRYVVFATSSTTIGGAGTPAERSNVVRHDMLTGANVVVNVGAEASSNCRALSPSISDDGTRVAFEAQRCRLVARAGHSNQRSYVLVRDITAGTTTLASVATNGAYPNASSTTPRISGDGSTVVFQSLATDLVGGTRSACNRIYRYTVATGAVSHVSATRGTAPNAPAGFPACTALTPAGEDADVSDDGSVIVFRSDVALTTSDTNGEPDVYVYRQGGTTVDVYRASVSTTGGAVTGGEFDHAAVSGDGAFVAFSSTATGLLGASTGRHVYRRGSGAADAGTLERVTVRPDGSTPSGTGFATPWPALSQSGRFVSFWNSFTDVTNPARSFPGTQLVTCDMGGPTTPDALARCFVISRVQLTPSATFTALSGTVHAGARHGMACDDESEACYTVYQANGTGWGNLAATTPQVFVSPIGDPRDQMPAPSP, from the coding sequence ATGAAGCGACGCGAACCGAGGACGGCAGGCTGGAGCTCCGCAGCCTGCGCGCTGTGGATGCTCGCGGGGTGCGCGGCGTCGGGAGAGGACGTCGCGACGAGCGACGATCACGCGCCCGCAGCGCTGTCCGACCTGCCGGTGCTCGAGGTCCTCGTCGTCGAGTCGCGCGGTGACGCGCTCTCGTTCCGGCGTCTCGATCCTGCGACCTTCGACGCGGTGCGCGCCGGCGAGGTCGGCCTGCGCGAAGAGGCGCTGGTCGACATCCCGTCGGTCCGGTGCACCAGCGACAACTGCCCCGCCGGCGACTTCGTCGCGTTCTCGAACGTCGCCGGGGCCGCCCGCGCGATCACCAACGGGGCCCCGGCCGCCGGCGTCCCGCTGTGGACCGCGGCCGATGCGCCGAATTGCGGGCCCGTCCCCGCGAGCGGCACCGGCGTCTGCCGTCAGGTCCGGCTGCGCAACCTGCGGCCCGATCAGCTCGAGCGCGTGTACGCCGAGCTCGTCGAGCTCGCCCCGAGCGGCGCCACGACGTCGGTGAGCATCCCGGAGCAGCCGTGGAACGCCGAGCCCGACTTCGGGCTCGCGCCCGCGATCCCCAACGGGCTCTGGCGCTTCGGAGAGCTCGGGCGCAGCTCGCCGCCTCCGCCCGGGCTCGCCGGGCTGAGCTGGTGGGCGTTCGAGGGCACCACGCCGCCCGGCGAGGCGTTCACGTTCCGCTTCCTCGTGATGGTGCGCGGCCAGGTCGTGCGCCCCACCCAGCGCGCGAACGTCGCCGCGCCCGATCAGCCCGCGTCGGACTATCCGGTCGTCGCGAGCGGGCCGTCCATCGCGACCTCGCAGGTCGACGTGTCCGCGGACGGCCGCTACGTCGTCTTCGCGACGAGCTCCACCACGATCGGCGGCGCGGGCACGCCCGCCGAGCGCAGCAACGTGGTCCGCCACGACATGCTCACGGGCGCGAACGTCGTGGTGAACGTGGGCGCCGAGGCCTCGAGCAACTGCCGCGCGCTGAGCCCCAGCATCTCCGACGACGGCACGCGCGTCGCGTTCGAGGCGCAGCGCTGCCGGCTCGTCGCGCGCGCGGGGCACAGCAACCAGCGCAGCTACGTCCTCGTGCGCGACATCACTGCGGGCACGACGACGCTCGCGAGCGTCGCGACGAACGGCGCCTACCCGAACGCGAGCTCGACGACGCCGCGCATCAGCGGTGACGGCTCGACGGTCGTGTTCCAGAGCCTCGCCACCGATCTCGTCGGCGGCACGCGCAGCGCGTGCAACCGCATCTACCGCTACACCGTCGCGACGGGCGCGGTCAGCCACGTGAGCGCGACGCGCGGCACCGCGCCGAACGCCCCCGCCGGGTTCCCCGCGTGCACCGCGCTCACGCCGGCGGGCGAGGACGCGGACGTGAGCGACGACGGCTCGGTGATCGTCTTCCGATCCGACGTCGCGCTGACGACGAGCGACACCAACGGCGAGCCCGACGTCTACGTGTACCGGCAGGGCGGCACGACCGTCGACGTCTACCGCGCGAGCGTGAGCACGACCGGCGGCGCCGTGACCGGCGGCGAATTCGATCACGCGGCGGTGTCGGGCGACGGTGCGTTCGTCGCGTTCTCGTCGACGGCCACCGGGCTCCTCGGCGCGAGCACCGGGCGTCACGTGTACCGCCGCGGATCGGGCGCCGCGGACGCGGGAACGCTCGAGCGGGTGACGGTGCGCCCCGACGGATCGACGCCGAGCGGCACCGGCTTCGCGACGCCGTGGCCCGCGCTCTCGCAGAGCGGGCGGTTCGTGTCGTTCTGGAATTCGTTCACCGATGTCACGAATCCGGCGCGCTCGTTCCCGGGCACCCAGCTCGTCACGTGCGACATGGGCGGGCCCACCACGCCGGACGCGCTCGCGCGCTGCTTCGTGATCAGCCGCGTCCAGCTGACGCCGAGCGCGACGTTCACCGCGCTCTCGGGCACGGTGCACGCGGGCGCGCGACACGGGATGGCGTGCGACGACGAGAGCGAGGCTTGTTACACCGTGTATCAAGCGAACGGGACCGGCTGGGGCAACCTCGCGGCGACCACGCCCCAGGTGTTCGTGAGCCCGATCGGCGATCCGCGCGATCAGATGCCCGCGCCGTCTCCTTGA
- the panC gene encoding pantoate--beta-alanine ligase, with the protein MTKVVHEKSELRAACDAVRASGGRLGLVPTMGALHDGHLALVAEARRRGATHVALTIFVNPLQFGPNEDFDRYPRTLEADVARCRDAGVDLVFAPPRDGMYPPGFQSEVQVTKLTTRLEGAFRPGHFTGVTTVVAKLFMLAGPCVACFGRKDYQQWKVIERMARDLDMPIDVVGMPTVRESDGLAMSSRNRYLSTEERERALGIARGLRAAHAAYGAGERDAATIAEMVRSEIAPRFDSIDYVDVADADTLEPFPSAIEGRAVITVAAKIGKTRLIDNTVLGEDACP; encoded by the coding sequence ATGACGAAGGTCGTGCACGAGAAGAGCGAGCTGCGCGCCGCGTGCGACGCGGTGCGCGCGTCGGGCGGTCGCCTCGGGCTCGTCCCCACGATGGGCGCGCTGCACGACGGGCACCTCGCGCTCGTCGCGGAGGCGCGTCGTCGCGGCGCGACGCACGTCGCGCTCACGATCTTCGTCAACCCGCTGCAGTTCGGTCCGAACGAGGACTTCGATCGGTATCCGCGCACCCTCGAGGCCGACGTCGCGCGCTGTCGCGATGCCGGCGTCGACCTCGTGTTCGCGCCGCCGCGCGACGGCATGTACCCGCCGGGCTTCCAGTCCGAGGTGCAGGTCACGAAGCTCACGACGCGGCTCGAGGGCGCGTTCCGCCCCGGGCACTTCACGGGCGTGACCACCGTCGTCGCGAAGCTGTTCATGCTCGCCGGTCCCTGCGTCGCGTGCTTCGGGCGCAAGGACTACCAGCAGTGGAAGGTCATCGAGCGCATGGCGCGTGATCTCGACATGCCGATCGACGTCGTCGGCATGCCCACGGTGCGCGAGAGCGACGGCCTCGCGATGAGCTCGCGCAATCGATATCTCTCGACCGAGGAGCGCGAGCGCGCGCTCGGCATCGCGCGCGGACTGCGCGCCGCGCACGCGGCGTACGGCGCGGGTGAGCGCGACGCGGCGACGATCGCCGAGATGGTGCGCAGCGAGATCGCACCGCGCTTCGACTCGATCGACTACGTCGACGTCGCGGACGCGGACACGCTCGAGCCGTTCCCGAGCGCGATCGAAGGGCGCGCGGTGATCACCGTCGCCGCGAAGATCGGCAAGACGCGCCTGATCGACAACACGGTGCTCGGCGAGGACGCGTGCCCGTGA
- the panB gene encoding 3-methyl-2-oxobutanoate hydroxymethyltransferase, translating into MTTDRASARAPARVTVPELRRMKTRGERIAVITAYDATFARMLDEGGADVLLVGDSLGMVVQGLDTTLPVTVDEMIYHCRAVARGTKRALIVGDMPFMSYQVSIEEALRNAGRFLAEGGAHAVKLEGGEPMAATIARVVSVGIPVMAHVGLTPQSVHAMGGFKVQGRGEDDAERVLRDARAVADAGAFAVVLEGIPTELAQRITAAIDVPTIGIGAGVHCDGQVLVSYDLLGLTPDLKPKFVKRYAELFADGRAATERYVEEVRSGAFPAPEHSFGAAPAKKSDAPEKPAYGPSDA; encoded by the coding sequence ATGACGACCGATCGTGCTTCCGCGCGCGCGCCGGCGCGCGTGACCGTGCCCGAGCTCCGTCGGATGAAGACGCGCGGCGAGCGCATCGCGGTGATCACCGCGTACGACGCCACCTTCGCGCGCATGCTCGACGAGGGCGGCGCCGACGTGCTGCTCGTCGGCGACTCGCTCGGGATGGTCGTGCAGGGCCTCGACACGACGCTGCCGGTGACCGTCGACGAGATGATCTACCACTGCCGCGCGGTCGCGCGCGGGACCAAGCGCGCGCTGATCGTCGGCGACATGCCGTTCATGAGCTACCAGGTCTCGATCGAAGAGGCGCTGCGCAACGCGGGTCGCTTCCTCGCCGAGGGCGGCGCGCACGCGGTGAAGCTCGAGGGCGGCGAGCCGATGGCCGCGACGATCGCGCGCGTGGTGAGCGTCGGGATCCCGGTGATGGCGCACGTCGGGCTCACGCCGCAGAGCGTGCACGCGATGGGCGGCTTCAAGGTGCAGGGCCGCGGCGAGGACGACGCGGAGCGCGTGCTGCGCGATGCGCGCGCGGTCGCCGACGCGGGCGCGTTCGCGGTGGTGCTCGAGGGCATTCCGACCGAGCTCGCGCAGCGCATCACCGCGGCGATCGACGTGCCGACGATCGGCATCGGCGCGGGCGTGCACTGCGACGGTCAGGTGCTCGTGAGCTACGACCTGCTCGGCCTCACGCCCGACCTCAAGCCGAAGTTCGTGAAGCGCTACGCCGAGCTCTTCGCGGACGGTCGCGCAGCGACCGAGCGCTACGTGGAAGAGGTGCGCAGCGGCGCGTTCCCCGCGCCCGAGCACTCGTTCGGCGCCGCGCCTGCCAAGAAGAGCGACGCGCCGGAGAAGCCGGCGTACGGTCCGAGCGACGCCTGA
- a CDS encoding putative metal-binding motif-containing protein, which produces MDRAVIVLFVALGVVACGGESREGDDGRDGGADAAPLPDDDAGAPPDDDAGVPPDDAGPAPECTTDADCANDDLCDGTERCAAGACVAGTPLSCIVDDTCSPEACDPATGCETPAGDRDDDGADDCSDCAPDDPTIHPGADELCNEVDDDCDGAIDPGVRTWFADCDGDSHASLRASSATSCEEPAVDGSGCTGADAGWTDRMPTRRTADCADDDARVFVGQEAYFTTPVEGTLAEADFDFDCDGEEEPESAAAGECTRAGGSCRTSVGWSGEVPSCGEPGTFVASCSGACAPVTETRVQACR; this is translated from the coding sequence ATGGACCGCGCAGTGATCGTCCTGTTCGTGGCGCTCGGTGTCGTGGCGTGCGGCGGCGAGAGCCGCGAAGGCGACGACGGTCGCGATGGCGGCGCCGACGCCGCCCCGCTGCCCGACGACGACGCGGGCGCGCCGCCCGACGACGACGCAGGCGTGCCGCCCGACGACGCCGGACCGGCGCCCGAGTGCACCACCGACGCCGACTGCGCGAACGACGATCTCTGCGACGGGACCGAGCGCTGCGCGGCGGGCGCGTGTGTGGCGGGGACGCCGCTGAGTTGCATCGTGGACGATACGTGCTCGCCCGAGGCGTGTGATCCCGCCACCGGATGCGAGACGCCCGCAGGCGACCGCGACGACGACGGCGCCGACGACTGCAGCGACTGCGCGCCCGACGACCCGACGATCCATCCCGGCGCGGACGAGCTCTGCAACGAGGTCGACGACGACTGCGACGGCGCGATCGACCCCGGCGTCCGCACGTGGTTCGCGGACTGCGACGGCGACTCCCACGCGTCGCTGCGCGCGTCGTCGGCGACGAGCTGCGAAGAGCCCGCGGTCGACGGCAGCGGCTGCACCGGCGCCGATGCCGGCTGGACGGATCGGATGCCGACGCGGCGCACCGCGGACTGCGCCGACGACGACGCGCGCGTGTTCGTCGGGCAGGAGGCGTACTTCACGACGCCCGTCGAAGGGACGCTCGCCGAGGCCGACTTCGACTTCGACTGCGACGGCGAGGAGGAGCCCGAGAGCGCCGCGGCCGGCGAGTGCACGCGCGCGGGCGGCTCGTGCCGCACGAGCGTCGGATGGTCCGGCGAGGTGCCGTCGTGCGGTGAGCCCGGGACGTTCGTGGCCAGCTGCAGCGGCGCCTGCGCGCCGGTCACCGAGACGCGCGTCCAGGCCTGCCGCTGA
- a CDS encoding DUF542 domain-containing protein — MKPDEVARTTIVRDILLDIAGAETALERHHVDYCCGGALALEEACCRAGADVHAVIATLIDEASKPGAQAPRDREMLSVPLVDLVKKIVDDHHARERADATSLVALARDAVAVDGASDARLAKIVALLETHFGELLPHLAFEERHVFPYVVALERAGLDGTPPPAALFATITEPIAEMIHEHETADHQLHDLRALAHDYVAPPTASDATRALYAALAEHERELVRHMHLEGNVLFPRAERLEQKVRAAFRSPRRRA; from the coding sequence ATGAAGCCCGACGAGGTCGCCCGCACGACGATCGTGCGCGACATCCTCCTCGACATCGCCGGCGCGGAGACCGCGCTCGAGCGGCACCACGTCGACTACTGCTGCGGCGGCGCGCTCGCGCTCGAGGAGGCCTGTTGCCGCGCGGGCGCCGACGTCCACGCGGTGATCGCGACGCTGATCGACGAGGCGAGCAAGCCCGGCGCGCAGGCGCCGCGTGACCGCGAGATGCTCTCGGTCCCGCTCGTCGACCTCGTGAAGAAGATCGTCGACGACCACCACGCGCGCGAGCGCGCCGACGCGACCTCGCTCGTCGCGCTCGCGCGCGACGCCGTCGCGGTGGACGGCGCATCGGACGCGCGGCTCGCGAAGATCGTCGCGCTGCTCGAGACGCACTTCGGCGAGCTGCTCCCGCACCTCGCGTTCGAGGAGCGCCACGTCTTCCCGTACGTCGTCGCGCTCGAGCGCGCGGGGCTCGACGGGACGCCTCCGCCGGCCGCGCTCTTCGCGACGATCACCGAGCCGATCGCCGAGATGATCCACGAGCACGAGACCGCGGATCACCAGCTCCACGATCTGCGGGCGCTCGCGCACGACTACGTCGCGCCGCCGACCGCGAGCGACGCGACCCGCGCGCTCTACGCCGCGCTCGCGGAGCACGAGCGCGAGCTCGTGCGGCACATGCACCTCGAGGGCAACGTGCTCTTCCCGCGCGCCGAGCGCCTCGAGCAGAAGGTCCGCGCCGCGTTCCGCTCGCCCCGGCGGCGCGCCTGA
- a CDS encoding GNAT family N-acetyltransferase, which produces MSDDLFRGALVRLAAPRPEDAAIIASWSESSRYPRLVDTDLAVPRTPGELGRATVRAGDSLEFRLRTLEGDTLVGFVALFGIEWNNRCATVAIGIGDPAHRRKGYARDGMQLLLRYAFTEANLERVGLDVIAYNEPAIALYRSLGFQQEGVRRRAVLRAGRAYDRIDFGLLREEWARPLRNP; this is translated from the coding sequence GTGAGCGACGATCTCTTCCGTGGCGCGCTGGTGAGGCTCGCCGCGCCGCGTCCCGAGGACGCCGCGATCATCGCGTCGTGGAGCGAGAGCTCGCGCTACCCGAGGCTCGTCGACACCGATCTCGCGGTGCCACGCACACCCGGCGAGCTCGGACGCGCGACGGTGCGCGCCGGGGACTCGCTCGAATTCCGGCTGCGCACGCTCGAAGGCGACACGCTCGTCGGGTTCGTCGCGCTCTTCGGCATCGAGTGGAACAACCGCTGCGCGACCGTCGCGATCGGCATCGGCGATCCCGCTCACCGTCGCAAGGGGTACGCGCGCGACGGGATGCAGCTGCTGCTGCGCTACGCGTTCACCGAGGCGAACCTCGAGCGCGTGGGGCTCGACGTGATCGCGTACAACGAGCCCGCGATCGCGCTCTATCGCAGCCTCGGGTTCCAGCAGGAAGGCGTGCGACGTCGCGCGGTGCTGCGCGCCGGGCGCGCCTACGATCGGATCGACTTCGGTCTGCTCCGCGAGGAGTGGGCGCGACCGCTACGAAATCCGTAG